The following proteins are co-located in the Methanobacterium formicicum DSM 3637 genome:
- a CDS encoding nucleoside deaminase, translated as MGSDDYRFMAEAINEAKKSLKEGGIPIGAVLVEEGKVVGRGHNRLLQNNSTILHGEMDCIENAGRLKGENYQKSTLYTTLSPCTMCSGAIILYNIHRVVIGENTTLIGPEELLMENGVEVKVMGIDECREILEKYIEENPQTWESELERVGYHTD; from the coding sequence ATGGGATCAGATGATTATCGTTTCATGGCTGAAGCAATTAATGAAGCTAAAAAAAGCCTTAAAGAGGGAGGAATTCCCATAGGCGCGGTGCTGGTTGAAGAGGGGAAAGTGGTGGGTCGTGGCCACAACCGATTACTTCAAAATAATTCAACTATTCTCCATGGGGAGATGGACTGCATTGAAAATGCAGGACGCCTCAAAGGGGAGAATTATCAAAAATCCACTCTTTACACTACCTTATCTCCGTGTACCATGTGTTCAGGGGCAATCATCTTATACAATATCCATCGAGTGGTTATTGGAGAAAACACCACACTAATTGGTCCTGAAGAACTATTAATGGAAAATGGGGTGGAAGTTAAAGTTATGGGTATTGATGAGTGCAGGGAAATTTTAGAAAAATATATTGAAGAAAATCCCCAGACATGGGAATCAGAATTAGAACGAGTAGGTTATCATACGGATTAA
- a CDS encoding UGSC family (seleno)protein, which produces MKVQLVEREVLDPVGVVQADKLKVNPLPEDFEKVSIINNTKPGAEIILDILRKSMGNRELIKVKKPAGAPATQKQIDKASSGELAILALGDCGSCTSWVILDAIRLEKMGIPTISICSTHFAPFAHELAKSHGMNELRILEIEHPIAGLSKEEVEEKTRKLIPSFLYLLQIP; this is translated from the coding sequence TTGAAAGTTCAGCTGGTTGAACGGGAGGTCCTGGATCCAGTGGGAGTGGTTCAAGCCGATAAATTAAAGGTAAACCCCCTGCCAGAGGACTTTGAAAAAGTTTCCATAATCAATAACACCAAACCCGGTGCAGAGATTATACTGGACATTTTAAGAAAGTCCATGGGAAACCGAGAATTAATAAAGGTTAAAAAACCAGCTGGCGCCCCTGCTACCCAAAAACAGATTGATAAAGCTTCATCTGGAGAACTTGCAATACTTGCCTTAGGGGACTGTGGTTCCTGCACCAGCTGGGTTATACTGGATGCCATCCGCCTGGAAAAAATGGGAATACCCACCATTTCCATCTGTTCAACACATTTTGCACCATTCGCCCATGAACTGGCCAAATCCCATGGAATGAATGAATTAAGAATTTTAGAAATTGAACATCCCATAGCCGGGCTTTCTAAGGAAGAAGTGGAAGAAAAAACCAGGAAACTGATTCCATCTTTCTTATATTTACTGCAAATACCATGA
- the lysS gene encoding lysine--tRNA ligase, translated as MKHWTERIASDLTNWDVEKHVVASGTSISGSIHIGNSCDVFIANAVGKSLQKLGEDSKTIWIADDHDPLRKVPYPLPESYEKYLGIPYSQIPCPEGCCENFVEHFQKPFLETLPVFGIELETYSGFKMYQDGVYNDYIKKSLERAPKIREIFNQYREHPLAEDWLPYNPICTECGRVNTTTAYDYQGDTVFYRCQCGHEGEMNIKSGEGKLTWRVEWAARWKIFGVTCEPFGKDHAASGGSYDVSKVISQEIFDYRAPYPVPYEWITLKGEAMSKSHGVFFTPGQWLEIGAPETLNYFLFRSKPLKHKDFDPGMSFLDFIDQYDRVERIYYGAEEAASEKEMEKLGKIYEVSQINTSESMPFQTSYRFLTVARQITDDPEKIFAILKRNSQLNADMEGKEYSDLDEDAKTRLGSRLENVENWLGKYAPEFVKFSVQKTLPDVQLNENQDTFLLQVADLLENNDYTSSQELHDGMYTIINELGLKPPKAFQAIYKTIIGKKQGPRAASFVLSLDKDFVIKRFRREA; from the coding sequence TTGAAACACTGGACTGAACGAATTGCATCTGATCTGACTAACTGGGACGTTGAAAAACACGTTGTAGCCAGCGGAACATCCATATCTGGCTCTATACATATTGGAAATTCCTGTGACGTTTTCATAGCCAATGCAGTGGGTAAATCCCTGCAAAAACTGGGCGAAGACTCCAAGACCATCTGGATTGCCGATGACCACGACCCCCTTAGAAAGGTTCCCTACCCCCTCCCAGAATCATACGAGAAGTACCTAGGAATTCCTTACTCCCAGATCCCCTGTCCTGAGGGTTGCTGCGAGAACTTCGTTGAACACTTCCAAAAACCATTCCTGGAAACCTTACCAGTATTTGGAATAGAACTGGAAACCTATTCAGGGTTTAAAATGTACCAGGATGGAGTTTACAACGATTATATTAAAAAATCACTGGAAAGAGCCCCTAAGATCAGGGAAATATTCAACCAGTACCGGGAACATCCTCTGGCTGAGGACTGGTTGCCCTACAATCCCATTTGTACCGAGTGTGGCCGGGTGAACACTACCACTGCCTACGATTACCAGGGAGACACTGTTTTCTACCGGTGCCAGTGCGGGCATGAGGGTGAAATGAACATCAAATCGGGTGAGGGGAAGCTCACCTGGCGTGTGGAATGGGCTGCCCGTTGGAAGATCTTCGGTGTGACCTGTGAACCATTTGGAAAGGATCATGCCGCCAGTGGGGGGTCATATGATGTGAGTAAAGTCATATCCCAGGAGATATTCGATTACAGAGCACCATATCCCGTGCCCTATGAGTGGATCACCCTTAAAGGTGAGGCCATGAGTAAGTCCCATGGAGTCTTCTTCACTCCAGGACAGTGGCTGGAAATAGGGGCCCCTGAAACCTTGAATTACTTTTTATTCCGTAGTAAACCCCTTAAACATAAGGATTTTGACCCTGGAATGTCTTTCCTGGATTTCATTGACCAGTATGACCGGGTGGAAAGGATCTACTACGGTGCTGAAGAGGCTGCTTCGGAGAAGGAAATGGAGAAACTGGGGAAAATCTATGAAGTGTCCCAGATCAACACTTCTGAATCTATGCCCTTCCAGACATCCTATCGTTTCCTCACTGTAGCCAGGCAGATAACCGATGATCCCGAGAAGATCTTCGCAATACTCAAACGGAATTCCCAGTTGAATGCAGATATGGAAGGTAAAGAATACTCTGATCTGGATGAAGATGCCAAGACCAGGCTGGGATCACGTTTAGAAAATGTGGAAAACTGGCTTGGAAAATATGCACCTGAATTTGTTAAATTCAGTGTCCAGAAAACATTACCCGATGTACAGTTAAACGAAAATCAGGATACTTTCCTGTTACAGGTAGCAGACCTCCTGGAAAACAATGATTACACCTCTTCACAGGAACTCCATGATGGAATGTACACCATAATAAATGAACTGGGACTAAAACCGCCCAAGGCATTTCAGGCAATTTACAAGACCATAATTGGTAAAAAACAGGGACCGAGGGCAGCTTCATTCGTGTTATCCCTTGACAAAGACTTTGTTATCAAGAGGTTCCGCAGGGAGGCTTAA
- the thiC gene encoding phosphomethylpyrimidine synthase, whose protein sequence is MTQMDDARKGIITDEMKSVAENENVDAEFIRKSVANGTIAIPSNKGREVKAVGIGAGLRTKVNATIGTSTDICDFDMEEEKAKIAIANNADTLMELSVGGDLDEIRRRILKVSDIPVGSVPVYQAAFETIRKKGAAIYMDEDVMFKAIEKQAKDGIDFMAIHCSVNMETLKRLKRQGREGGLVSRGGALVSAWMVENEVENPLYKNFDYILEIAKEYDFCMSMANAMRAGAIADSTDRAGVQELIILGELIDRAREAGVQTIVEGPGHIPLNEIKANVVIQKKLCRQAPFYMLGPIVTDIAPAYDHIVSSIGASQSAAAGADFICYVTPAEHLALPGPEDVKMGVIASRIGAYVGDMAKGIHNGEKDLEMANARKKLNWEAQYNAAICPSDARAIRDARPPEDPDTCTMCGSYCAIKIVNEWLDEAPTEVFE, encoded by the coding sequence ATGACACAAATGGACGACGCAAGAAAAGGGATAATAACCGACGAAATGAAATCCGTCGCAGAAAATGAAAATGTTGACGCTGAATTCATCCGAAAATCTGTAGCTAATGGTACCATTGCCATTCCCAGTAACAAAGGAAGAGAAGTGAAAGCTGTTGGTATTGGAGCCGGTCTCCGAACCAAAGTCAACGCTACCATTGGAACTTCCACTGATATCTGTGACTTTGACATGGAAGAAGAAAAGGCCAAAATTGCTATTGCTAATAACGCTGATACTTTAATGGAACTTTCTGTGGGTGGAGACCTGGATGAGATCAGGAGAAGAATACTGAAAGTATCCGACATACCGGTGGGAAGTGTGCCTGTATACCAGGCAGCATTCGAAACCATCCGCAAAAAGGGTGCAGCCATCTACATGGACGAAGATGTCATGTTCAAGGCCATTGAAAAACAGGCAAAAGATGGTATCGACTTCATGGCCATTCACTGCAGTGTGAACATGGAAACCCTCAAACGTCTCAAACGTCAGGGACGTGAAGGTGGACTGGTGAGCCGTGGTGGAGCACTGGTATCTGCCTGGATGGTGGAAAACGAAGTGGAAAACCCACTATATAAGAACTTTGATTACATCCTGGAAATCGCCAAGGAATACGACTTTTGTATGTCCATGGCCAACGCCATGAGAGCAGGAGCCATTGCAGATTCCACAGATCGAGCTGGAGTGCAGGAACTCATCATCCTCGGTGAATTAATAGACCGGGCAAGGGAAGCAGGTGTACAGACCATTGTGGAAGGCCCTGGTCACATACCATTAAATGAAATTAAAGCCAACGTGGTTATCCAGAAAAAACTGTGCCGTCAAGCTCCATTTTACATGTTAGGACCTATTGTAACTGATATTGCACCAGCATACGACCACATAGTCTCATCCATAGGAGCATCCCAGTCTGCGGCTGCCGGAGCAGATTTCATCTGTTACGTTACCCCTGCCGAGCACCTGGCACTCCCCGGACCAGAAGACGTGAAAATGGGAGTTATAGCCAGCCGTATCGGAGCATACGTTGGGGACATGGCCAAGGGAATACACAACGGTGAAAAGGACCTGGAAATGGCTAACGCCAGGAAAAAACTTAACTGGGAAGCCCAGTACAATGCCGCTATCTGTCCTTCTGATGCCAGGGCAATAAGAGATGCCAGGCCACCAGAAGACCCGGACACCTGTACCATGTGCGGAAGCTACTGTGCTATTAAAATCGTGAATGAATGGCTGGATGAAGCCCCAACTGAAGTATTCGAATAA
- a CDS encoding carbohydrate kinase family protein — MRKERDLLAIGHTALDYIIQVNEFPLPNSATTINNMRTFHGGAAANVAVVASTLGLESSLVSAVGGDFPGSDYQNHLENLQINLDDMIIVGEDKTPTAFVLTDTNDDQIFYFYWGAASRFKESPVPEDAIMNVQAVHLATGDPTFNCRCGEFARESDKIISFDPGQDLHMYSPQDLLDVLKICDILFGNHHEIGRILESINMNIDQLRDYGPSIVVETRGRNGSVIYSDEKIQIDAIERDPTDPTGAGDSYRAGFLKPYLEGEPLEYCGKLASAVSSFIVEAEGCQTNIPTLEMAKERMGNSLE; from the coding sequence TTGAGGAAAGAAAGAGATTTACTGGCCATTGGACACACTGCACTTGATTACATAATTCAGGTTAACGAATTCCCACTACCTAACTCCGCTACTACCATTAACAATATGCGTACCTTCCATGGGGGTGCTGCTGCCAATGTGGCCGTGGTTGCATCCACGCTGGGTTTAGAATCATCCCTGGTGTCTGCAGTGGGAGGAGACTTTCCAGGATCAGACTATCAAAATCATTTAGAAAACCTCCAGATCAACCTCGATGACATGATAATTGTTGGGGAAGATAAAACACCCACTGCATTCGTTTTAACTGATACCAACGATGACCAGATATTTTACTTTTACTGGGGAGCTGCCAGCAGGTTTAAAGAATCCCCTGTCCCTGAGGATGCCATCATGAATGTTCAGGCAGTGCATTTGGCAACCGGAGACCCCACCTTCAACTGCCGGTGCGGTGAATTCGCCCGTGAAAGTGATAAAATCATCTCTTTCGATCCAGGACAGGACCTGCACATGTACTCACCCCAGGATCTGCTGGATGTTCTGAAAATATGTGATATTCTCTTTGGAAACCATCATGAAATCGGACGCATCTTGGAAAGCATCAATATGAACATTGACCAGTTAAGAGATTACGGTCCTTCCATTGTAGTGGAAACCAGGGGCAGAAATGGTAGCGTTATCTACTCTGATGAAAAGATCCAGATTGATGCCATAGAACGGGACCCCACTGACCCCACCGGTGCTGGGGACTCTTACAGGGCAGGATTCCTGAAACCATACCTGGAAGGAGAACCATTAGAATACTGTGGTAAACTGGCTTCAGCTGTGTCTTCATTCATTGTAGAAGCAGAAGGATGCCAGACTAATATTCCAACCCTTGAAATGGCTAAAGAAAGAATGGGAAACTCTTTAGAATAA
- a CDS encoding DUF5518 domain-containing protein: MLIKWKIVTLGIIMALILAYIIPIFTGLAEIGAFIGFFIGTIYVGYAVGANLKEGALNGLVVGFLVIVISLFMVVGSIWAFMGMDSETIFYTLYAIIFYIIAGAIAGFIGSLIKRSRTPKGNPTSN; encoded by the coding sequence ATGCTTATAAAATGGAAAATAGTCACTTTGGGCATAATAATGGCCCTCATACTTGCTTATATAATCCCAATTTTCACTGGGCTTGCGGAGATCGGGGCTTTCATTGGGTTTTTTATTGGAACGATATATGTTGGTTATGCAGTTGGAGCAAATTTAAAAGAGGGTGCGTTAAACGGTTTAGTGGTGGGTTTTTTAGTAATAGTTATCAGTCTGTTTATGGTTGTTGGTTCTATTTGGGCTTTTATGGGAATGGACAGTGAAACGATTTTTTACACTTTATATGCTATAATTTTTTATATTATTGCTGGTGCAATAGCAGGTTTCATAGGATCCTTGATAAAAAGATCAAGAACACCAAAAGGAAATCCAACTTCAAATTAA
- a CDS encoding LysR family transcriptional regulator has protein sequence MKSQPSVNLQINGETFSYRLFDALREITNTWSQREAAKRLGISHAVLNRRIRDAEGKLGFKLVETTGAGSGLSPQGMVILEKYQSYLRRLEDRDVPVIGGGPIATGLMDALARQYGLEVVIYTTDDLNALKMAEMDMLDILVLDDPVHAYMHDLDFLPIARDDLVLVSGSDENLENVDQLRGREFVEVIHSAQRLAWNTLDQLRVDYEIVDVCSSPENALKMVKTREDLLTFQNRSFMSPLLDSFTVSDIMADDTSHIISMVIPDKDEADKKDELEDFSNFIQGKGQDIIREWGFGRID, from the coding sequence ATGAAATCTCAGCCAAGCGTGAACCTGCAAATAAATGGTGAAACATTCAGCTACCGTCTTTTTGATGCTTTACGTGAGATCACCAATACCTGGTCCCAGAGGGAAGCTGCCAAAAGATTGGGGATATCACATGCAGTTTTAAATCGCAGAATTCGTGACGCTGAAGGAAAGCTGGGTTTTAAATTAGTGGAGACAACTGGAGCAGGTTCCGGTCTCAGTCCCCAGGGAATGGTGATCTTGGAAAAATACCAAAGCTATCTGAGACGGTTAGAGGATAGGGATGTACCGGTTATAGGTGGGGGTCCCATTGCCACCGGTTTGATGGACGCGTTAGCACGTCAATACGGCCTGGAAGTGGTGATTTATACCACCGATGATTTGAATGCCCTTAAGATGGCTGAGATGGACATGCTGGATATCCTGGTTTTAGACGACCCAGTGCATGCTTATATGCATGATCTGGACTTTTTACCCATAGCCCGAGATGATCTGGTACTGGTATCTGGATCTGATGAAAACCTGGAGAATGTTGACCAGCTCCGGGGAAGAGAATTTGTGGAAGTTATTCATTCTGCCCAGAGACTGGCCTGGAACACCCTGGATCAGTTACGGGTTGATTATGAAATCGTTGATGTATGCAGTTCCCCTGAAAATGCCCTCAAGATGGTTAAAACACGTGAAGATCTTTTAACATTTCAAAACAGGAGTTTCATGTCACCATTGCTTGATTCTTTTACCGTGTCGGATATCATGGCAGATGACACCAGCCACATAATCAGCATGGTTATCCCTGATAAAGATGAAGCGGATAAAAAGGATGAACTGGAAGATTTTTCAAATTTTATCCAGGGAAAGGGTCAGGACATAATCAGGGAGTGGGGTTTTGGGAGAATTGATTAA
- the hxlB gene encoding 6-phospho-3-hexuloisomerase yields the protein MVLILKEFILNDAIEEIMDNVRSVSAELDPENIEDMTRLLQTSKNVFVMGLGRSGLVARAFAMRLMHLGISVYVVGETTTPALTSEDCLLSISGSGETFSIISAANIAHKRGTKIIAVTSYVDSTLGEMADLVVHIKGRTKIDSEKNYITRQMNGKHQSLSPMGTLFEVTSLIFLDSLIAQLMVEMGKTEEDMKARHTVIE from the coding sequence ATGGTGCTAATATTGAAAGAATTTATTCTCAACGATGCTATAGAAGAAATAATGGATAATGTGCGGTCTGTTTCTGCAGAACTTGACCCTGAAAACATTGAAGACATGACCCGCCTCTTACAAACATCTAAAAACGTTTTTGTAATGGGACTGGGACGATCTGGTCTGGTAGCCCGGGCCTTTGCCATGCGCCTAATGCACCTTGGAATCAGTGTTTACGTGGTGGGAGAAACCACAACCCCTGCTTTAACCAGTGAAGACTGCCTCCTGTCAATTTCAGGTTCAGGTGAAACCTTCAGCATTATCAGTGCAGCCAACATTGCCCATAAAAGGGGAACCAAGATCATTGCGGTGACTTCCTATGTGGATTCCACCCTGGGAGAGATGGCTGATCTGGTGGTACATATAAAAGGACGTACAAAAATTGATTCAGAAAAAAACTACATAACCCGGCAGATGAACGGAAAACACCAGTCATTATCTCCAATGGGAACCCTTTTCGAGGTAACCAGCTTGATATTCCTGGACAGTCTCATAGCCCAGTTAATGGTTGAAATGGGAAAAACAGAAGAGGATATGAAGGCCAGGCACACGGTTATTGAATAA
- the fdhD gene encoding formate dehydrogenase accessory sulfurtransferase FdhD, whose amino-acid sequence MSKMFQKTNIIKVKEEAHPTEDLVAIDAKMKLVVNGNLLGKFYLSPDNLEDFTIGYLLDERYIHSMDDLKKITLESDSIQVGLKEQEHLKTDDLSCYDGWVHQDQPIPHVNALLKVEKNRIIDSYQLLIEKAEVWSKTGGTHVAALVSEDQFIVREDVSRHVAVDKVIGAGLKKGIEFSKSFIVCSGRIPPDRVVKLANVGIPIMVTKAAPTVEGLRIGEKAGITLIGFLRDGRFNIYTHPHRIIV is encoded by the coding sequence ATGAGCAAAATGTTCCAGAAAACCAATATAATTAAGGTAAAAGAGGAAGCTCATCCTACTGAAGACTTGGTAGCCATTGATGCTAAGATGAAACTAGTGGTTAACGGGAATCTGCTTGGTAAATTTTACTTAAGCCCGGATAACCTGGAAGACTTCACCATAGGTTATCTGCTGGATGAGAGGTACATCCATTCCATGGATGATCTTAAAAAAATCACTCTAGAATCAGATTCGATTCAAGTTGGTTTAAAAGAACAGGAACATTTAAAAACTGACGATCTTTCCTGTTACGATGGATGGGTACATCAGGACCAGCCCATACCCCATGTTAACGCCCTTTTGAAGGTTGAAAAAAATAGAATTATTGATTCATACCAGCTACTTATTGAAAAAGCAGAAGTCTGGTCCAAAACCGGGGGCACACATGTGGCCGCACTTGTAAGTGAGGATCAGTTCATTGTCCGGGAGGATGTCAGCCGCCACGTGGCCGTGGATAAAGTTATTGGTGCGGGGTTAAAAAAGGGAATTGAATTTTCAAAAAGTTTTATTGTATGCAGTGGAAGGATACCCCCTGACAGGGTGGTGAAACTGGCCAATGTAGGCATACCCATCATGGTTACCAAAGCTGCCCCTACTGTGGAAGGTTTAAGAATAGGTGAAAAAGCAGGCATTACCCTAATCGGTTTTTTAAGAGATGGTAGATTCAATATATACACCCACCCCCACCGTATAATAGTTTAA
- a CDS encoding TOBE domain-containing protein, with protein MTKSKDEPEYRLEIGGKLILLDKKKFNLLKFIDECGSITQASQKSDIPYRSALKYIENLENDLNDLLVLTKRGGKGGGGGSELTTKGKLLLREYRKVESVIKMHTDVNEIESEIAEIDEEKKIINIYFGEKRVILPLRGEFKIGEKILVLISPEDIFLTLEPQKSSVRNVFKGIITRMELKNQVVRLNIDLGGVNLFADITQYARDELELDLGKEVFIGFKAAAIAVVKL; from the coding sequence ATGACTAAATCTAAAGATGAACCAGAATATAGGTTAGAAATAGGTGGAAAACTCATATTATTGGATAAAAAAAAGTTTAATCTTTTAAAATTTATTGATGAGTGTGGATCCATTACCCAAGCTTCCCAGAAATCAGATATACCATATAGAAGTGCCCTTAAATATATTGAAAACCTTGAAAATGACCTTAATGATCTGTTAGTTTTAACTAAAAGGGGAGGTAAAGGAGGAGGAGGGGGAAGTGAACTGACCACCAAAGGAAAGCTCCTTTTAAGAGAATACAGAAAAGTAGAAAGCGTAATCAAAATGCACACCGATGTAAATGAAATAGAATCTGAAATTGCAGAAATAGATGAAGAGAAAAAAATTATTAACATTTATTTCGGTGAAAAAAGAGTTATCTTACCCCTTAGAGGTGAGTTTAAAATCGGTGAAAAAATTTTGGTTTTAATTAGTCCTGAAGATATTTTCTTAACACTTGAACCACAAAAATCCAGTGTAAGAAACGTTTTCAAAGGCATTATAACCAGAATGGAACTTAAAAACCAAGTAGTACGATTAAATATAGATCTAGGCGGTGTGAATCTATTTGCAGACATTACCCAGTATGCAAGAGATGAATTAGAATTAGATCTTGGAAAAGAAGTTTTTATAGGATTTAAAGCTGCTGCAATTGCTGTGGTTAAATTATAG
- the moaA gene encoding GTP 3',8-cyclase MoaA — protein sequence MTVTDTYQRPIISLRISITNRCNVNCFYCHHDGILPQKYEMTPDEIHRIAQVARDIGVQKIRLSGGEPLIRDDIVEIVSKISSIGFKDVSITTNGTFLDKYADSLVEAGLNRVNVSLDTLKPEIYRFITKKDYLQKAKQGIIHASESGLYPVKVNMVVMKGLNHDEIWDMFNFCQENGAVLQLIELLKTENCPDNGFIDDYHYKMDDLEEELVNRADKVKTRKFMQDRKKYFVDGGEIEVVKPMDNTQFCKNCTRIRITPEGKLKPCLLRNDNLVDFIEPMRQGKSNEELKKLFLKAIENREPYYDKCS from the coding sequence ATGACAGTAACTGATACCTACCAGCGCCCTATAATATCTTTAAGGATATCCATAACAAATCGCTGCAATGTAAACTGTTTTTACTGCCACCACGATGGCATACTACCTCAAAAATACGAAATGACACCTGATGAGATACATCGCATCGCCCAGGTTGCCCGTGACATCGGGGTGCAGAAGATCAGACTTTCAGGCGGAGAACCACTGATTCGTGACGATATAGTGGAAATTGTGTCCAAAATATCATCAATAGGATTTAAAGATGTCTCCATAACCACCAACGGAACTTTTTTAGATAAATACGCCGATAGTTTAGTGGAAGCTGGGCTCAACCGGGTTAATGTTAGCCTTGACACCCTTAAACCCGAAATTTATCGATTCATAACCAAAAAAGACTACCTTCAAAAGGCAAAACAGGGCATAATCCATGCTTCTGAATCCGGCCTTTACCCAGTTAAAGTGAACATGGTAGTGATGAAAGGACTTAACCATGACGAAATTTGGGACATGTTTAACTTCTGTCAGGAAAATGGAGCAGTACTACAACTTATTGAACTTTTAAAAACTGAAAATTGCCCAGATAATGGTTTTATTGATGATTACCATTACAAAATGGATGATTTAGAAGAAGAATTGGTAAATAGGGCAGATAAAGTTAAAACCAGGAAGTTCATGCAGGACAGGAAAAAATACTTTGTGGATGGAGGGGAGATCGAGGTTGTTAAACCCATGGACAACACCCAGTTCTGCAAAAACTGCACAAGAATACGCATAACCCCCGAAGGTAAGTTAAAACCATGTTTACTGCGGAATGATAATCTGGTTGATTTTATAGAGCCAATGAGGCAGGGAAAATCCAATGAAGAGCTCAAAAAATTATTTTTAAAGGCCATAGAAAATAGAGAACCATATTATGATAAATGCTCATGA
- the mobB gene encoding molybdopterin-guanine dinucleotide biosynthesis protein B, translated as MKIVSVAGTKNTGKTTLVTLLVSELVKRGFKVGTVKHTHVKLDLEGKDTWKHREAGAEIVVGAGRDETFFIVTEDMDLETIISSVQQLHQLDFLVLEGYKPANYAKISTSSLDDPLSLAQVDVRELDEESVGKLADLVEERSFGKLANLDCGDCGYENCRQMALAMVKGDAKEDLCVMKQMADVILKVNGNRVPMNPFVNKFIENTFLGMISALKIKEHGEPQKIELTIQHDINQ; from the coding sequence ATGAAGATAGTGTCAGTGGCAGGAACCAAAAACACGGGTAAAACCACTTTGGTCACCCTGTTGGTGAGTGAACTGGTTAAAAGAGGTTTCAAAGTAGGTACTGTGAAACATACCCATGTTAAATTAGACTTAGAAGGAAAGGACACCTGGAAACACCGCGAAGCTGGTGCAGAAATAGTGGTGGGTGCAGGGAGAGATGAAACCTTTTTCATAGTAACTGAAGACATGGACCTTGAAACAATAATAAGCAGCGTCCAACAGCTACATCAACTAGATTTCCTAGTATTAGAAGGTTATAAACCTGCTAATTATGCTAAAATTTCCACTTCTTCCTTAGATGATCCTTTAAGTCTGGCACAGGTGGATGTGCGCGAACTGGATGAGGAATCCGTTGGAAAACTAGCAGATCTGGTTGAAGAGAGGAGTTTTGGTAAACTAGCAAACTTGGACTGTGGTGACTGTGGTTACGAAAACTGCCGGCAAATGGCATTGGCCATGGTAAAAGGAGATGCTAAAGAAGACCTCTGTGTTATGAAACAAATGGCAGATGTTATTCTTAAAGTTAATGGGAATAGAGTCCCAATGAATCCATTTGTTAATAAATTCATTGAAAACACATTCCTGGGTATGATTAGCGCCCTTAAAATCAAAGAACATGGCGAACCCCAAAAAATCGAACTCACAATACAGCACGACATCAACCAATAA